The following DNA comes from Sander lucioperca isolate FBNREF2018 chromosome 2, SLUC_FBN_1.2, whole genome shotgun sequence.
AAACCACCACAAAGTAAAATGTTGACATGATGGTGCTGGTGTCAGGGGATCATTAGGATTTCTCCTGTgccaattccagtgaaatatcGCAACATCTACTACATGAAGTAGATGTTGCgatatttcactggataagtGGAAACTTTGACCTTTTGATAGTACTAGAGGcaaagggatcaccaaagtcattagtattcatcctctggggatcatGACTCTCtgcatttcatggcaatccaatAGCTGTCGAGATATTCAAGTCTGGTGGATCGACAGACCAACATGGCCACCCCTGGAAACATGCTGTGAGCGTGGCTAAcaaaataacagtaaaatatAAAGTGAATGAGCCTTGAGCTgcaaaacaaatgtgtacagTACGGGGTACACGTGCAagtgtttgttttcttattaaACGACACGCAAGGATGCAGCTTAACGGGGCTTCGACCAACCACATTACTCACTGCATGAGCAACCTACTATTCGGATATGTTTATCCACAGGTTCTATATTTAGAACAAAATGGATCACACAgagtgggtgtgtttgtgggtctttgtgtgtgtaagtgtatgcTTATGTGTTTTTAAGTATGTCTTAAGTTAAGTAAGTTAATGTTTATGTGTGATCATTGCTGTTCGTTAGCATAAAGAACATATAAAGACGCTGCAGTCAGGTATAAAAATGGGTCATTAAACTCTGGTTGAAGCACTAATGAGGGTGCAGAGAGTGAAATGGACTTAACCCGACACCGGATACTGCACAGCACTGCAATCTTGGTTCATGTTTTCATTAAAGTAAAAGAATTCCGTAGAAATCCTTTGCAGTAAATGCTGTTCACTAAtcagataaaaaacaaaactggtTTAACACTGAACAAGTTAAGTTTCAAGGACCTGCCATGgtttttcttttgcagaaaGTTTCTGTATACCACTGTGAAATGTGAAAGTGCAACAACACAAATAAAAGACCATAAACAACCATAAAATACTACTTTTAATGTAATTGTATGTAAGGGTCAGTAAAGGTGACTCTGCTAAGTACCCACTGTAGCACACTGAAGTCATCATTTTCTAATTCTTCCATCCATTCTTACGTCTTATCAAGTGTGAGTCTTGACATTTTTGAGTGTGTACAGGAATGTGTATGTTTGCAAAACATATGGACCAACTTTGAAGgcaaaatgtgttttcaatGTTCCCCTGATTTTATAGTGATTTCCAAATAAACCCTTGATCTCTGCTATGATATTTCAAAGTATAAGATTTACTTACACTGAGGAATAATAGGTGCTACATTTTCCCACTGCTACCATCACGTGTCagtcattacatgtcatttagctgacgcgtgtatccaaagcgacttataaCTGCTATGTATCAGAGATCGCACACCTCTGGAACAACttttggttgatgtattgcagtgggaattgaacctggatctcccacaccaaaggcatgcgtCTTATCCACTGCACAACCACCACCCAGTCTTATTTGAAAGGTAACAGGTTAGTTATTGAATCAAATGTAATGCTGATAAAAGGTTTCCTTTCAGTGTTTTTCACAAGTGGTAGTCCTACATGTTTTTCCCTTTATAttttagcaggaaaagcacacaGGTGGAACTGGTAACATTGATGATGGTTGACATCCATTAAGTACCAGGGCTTTGGAACTGTCAATCAAACGCAGCTGTTGCTCATTTAATTAGTTACACCTGTCATAATGTgcacatgtgaaaaaaaggttttcagaGCTTTCTAGGATACATGAAGCTACACCTCGAGTTTCTAAGTAGAGCTCTAAATAAAGCAGCTGCAGTCaatgaaacagaaaaaagaaaattatacaGGAGTTAAAAATTCAGTCAGAAGTCATTCAAATGTTCAAAGTTCATTCAAAGTTGATTTTTGTAGCAGTAACATGACTTCCAAAACAAGACAAGGTTCCAGTGTATACATTAATACTTTATAATAAATTatcaaaatgaaaatacttTCTGACTTAACAAAGtttcaaataaaacacagaacTATTACACTCAGTGGCCGGTTTAATGACAATAATGGCTATTTTTACTAGTCATAATAGCtacaaaaggcaaaaaacccCAACAATAAATACAAGCTAAACCAGGCAAAAGTGTTAGAGATAAATTAAAAACTATTAAGAAAAAGTGCAGAACTGTACTGTAGGAAGTCAGAAGGAAGCTAGATGGTTAACACTTGATGATCAATAAGTTTATGCTTTGATCTCTGAGGCTGATTTAAAAGATGTGACGAAATCTGCAACCTCGCCAAACCTGAAAGATTTGCTCTCCAAAATCTTTAAATGAATCTCACATTTACTGGCAACAAAGACGGTGTAACACACAGCATAATTGCTTTGGTAATGATCACTATAATGTATGTTACTGTCAGCTAGGCTGTGGCTTATTGCCTTTTTAAAAAGCATGTGATTTGGTTGACTTTATTTTACAGCCCATGGATCACAACAAGGGGTCAGAAATGTTTGATAGTCGCTTACCCCTAATATTTGTTTAGACTTTCACATTTCTCCATGAATTTTCCATGACTCACCATCATCGTCACCCATTGAAACTGTCTTCGTGCATCTCACCATTCATCTTTTCAAATACGAGGGCAGCAGGTGCTGTAACATTAGAACCAGTGCAGCTAGAAACAACAATCGCACCGCAcacaaagctgttttttttttgttttgtttttttaatctctttgTGCCAATTTGCCTGCTTGATAAAGTGATCCAAAGCCGTGTGACATCCAGTTAACCAGCCACTGAGTGTAAGCTCATCAGGTAACGTCATGGTATGTTGAAATTATCTTTTCGGAATCCTGGTTTGTCTTTTCCAGCGGCGGATGCAGTCGGTGTGCATCTAAGCTGTCTGGACTCCTTTGTAACCCTGACGCTTCTGCTGATGTGGGAATCTGTTTTTCTTATacctgtaaaaaacaaacaaaaaaaaaactctacgttacgcacagaaacggggctcacgtagtaagagcttaaaaataaataaaaagatttgtgccgtaatgttgtaatttctttttgtttaataaaattggtatcaaaaaatggtttaggaaccggtatcgaagtcacggtattggtattggtaccggtatcgaacattttttaacgatacccagccctagctgTAAGAGTGAAACACAACATTGCAGCCGGACAATgagctaaacaatgagctgaaactcaccAAAAAGCTCAAGAAAAGTCAAGGTGAGCTGCAGACTCAGGTGATGATTCTCTCAAGTGCATCACATTACGTAGGCCTACAAtacttgaataaatgttacTTTTCACCACTGATTATGATTGGGTTTTTGGTGTATCCCAGTTATGTGTTGCTTATGTACACAACATATCCTGTTTTGAGAAATCTGAATTTGCTAACTGGAGTACTCCAATAGAAACTGGGGTGCTGCTGCATGTAATCGCTTTTTCCAGGTTTCTGATCATTTCTGACATCCAAGGAAATTGTGGAGAAACAGCAGAGGGAGTCAAAGGTGGCAACAAAGCCAGTGACTCTGGCCAGCTATCCCAAAAATACAGGTATTGATAGCAACAAGTCACACCATTATCAACGTTAGCAATAACAGTGGTTATTACCCTTCATATATTAAACTCTCAGAAATAGTAAATTCATATCAAAAGTAAATGCTATTGCAAACACACATACCATTCACAGGCTAAAGCCTTACCATTTGCAGAAGAAGTACAGAGCTCCAGCCAGACCTATAATCAGCAGAGTCACACAGAAAATGGTGACAATTATCTGCTCTTCTCCCATTGGCTTAACAAGGAACTCCGGGTTGCTACACCTGGGGCCGTAGAAGCCCCTACCACACCTGCAACACAAAGAGGCGAGTCATGGCCTACATGAGCACACCTGATGATTaaaagcagcacacacacacacacacacacacacacacacacacacacacagacagacaggatctTACTTGCAGTGGTGTTCGTTGATGTCCACCAGCAGCATGCACTGGCCGTTGTTCAGGCAATAGCTGTCAAAAGTGCTGTCGCAGTTCTGTATTGACCGCTTCACCACATGAGGGTGCTCTTCCCCGTGCCCTGAAACACCAACAACAAGACAGCTGATGGAAACCTTTTCATGGTAAAGTCTGCATCATTTTCACTGAGTGGCACTAAAGATTCAGACACAACATACAGACCTGTGTTTAGAGTATAAAGCCACCGCTGTGATAGTTATTAATTACTTCAACTCTGTTTGAAATGTTACATTATAATTTTTTGCAGAATAGTGTAATTGTTGGATCTGAGGCTTGCAGAATCAGCtacatcttttaaaataaaataaaaacctcaAATAATGTTAGTCCATTTATTTATAGGTTTCATTTGTGTTAATAGCTGCAACGATTTGACGACCGAAAGAAAAATGAATCTGCAGCTactttgataatcaattaatcgattgaTGA
Coding sequences within:
- the LOC116054289 gene encoding proepiregulin isoform X1, whose protein sequence is MGNSKPSALLSLIAGVMLLWPYVLTKSVSSRLQTADSTSLSAGHGEEHPHVVKRSIQNCDSTFDSYCLNNGQCMLLVDINEHHCKCGRGFYGPRCSNPEFLVKPMGEEQIIVTIFCVTLLIIGLAGALYFFCKWYKKNRFPHQQKRQGYKGVQTA
- the LOC116054289 gene encoding proepiregulin isoform X2, translating into MGNSKPSALLSLIGVMLLWPYVLTKSVSSRLQTADSTSLSAGHGEEHPHVVKRSIQNCDSTFDSYCLNNGQCMLLVDINEHHCKCGRGFYGPRCSNPEFLVKPMGEEQIIVTIFCVTLLIIGLAGALYFFCKWYKKNRFPHQQKRQGYKGVQTA